A DNA window from Nitrospira sp. contains the following coding sequences:
- a CDS encoding Transglycosylase (MaGe:77308767) — MFFRALGKTTLAVRIVVSVALLIVLWLAVNWTYHAILKPTEVLFPLDNALDKSPATTWQEYGALFREHSTAVITPELLAALAQSEGAGNPVARTYWRWRASWNPLEWYQPASSAVGMYQLTDGTFQLAKRYCIHDHEVVEDGRWQNFQSCWFNSLYSRVVPSHAIEMTAALLDRNVACAIGHRRTTSLSLQKKQDLAAIIHLCGAGAGQDYARRGFRLLPRQRCGDHDLSLYLARINGLKRQFAHLSSGGKELRPAKSR, encoded by the coding sequence ATGTTCTTTCGCGCGCTGGGAAAAACGACACTCGCAGTGCGCATCGTCGTCAGCGTGGCGTTACTGATCGTCCTCTGGCTGGCGGTAAATTGGACCTACCACGCGATCCTCAAACCGACCGAGGTGCTGTTTCCCCTGGACAATGCGCTCGACAAAAGTCCGGCAACAACCTGGCAAGAATACGGCGCGCTTTTCCGTGAGCATTCGACCGCCGTCATCACACCCGAATTGCTCGCGGCCTTGGCCCAAAGCGAAGGCGCGGGCAATCCCGTGGCGCGGACCTACTGGCGATGGCGTGCCTCCTGGAATCCCTTGGAGTGGTATCAACCGGCCTCGAGCGCGGTGGGCATGTACCAGCTCACCGACGGCACGTTTCAACTGGCGAAGCGCTATTGCATTCACGATCACGAGGTGGTCGAAGACGGCCGCTGGCAGAACTTCCAGTCCTGCTGGTTCAACAGCCTCTACTCCCGCGTCGTGCCGAGTCATGCGATCGAGATGACCGCCGCGCTCCTCGACCGCAACGTCGCCTGCGCAATCGGCCACCGGCGGACGACCTCACTGTCCCTTCAAAAGAAGCAAGACCTCGCCGCCATCATCCATCTCTGCGGAGCGGGAGCCGGCCAGGATTACGCCAGGCGCGGATTCCGGTTGCTCCCTCGCCAGCGTTGCGGCGACCACGACCTGTCGCTCTACCTCGCACGCATTAACGGATTGAAACGGCAATTCGCCCATCTGTCGTCCGGCGGCAAAGAGCTGCGGCCCGCCAAATCCCGCTGA
- a CDS encoding C-type cytochrome (MaGe:77308775), which translates to MSKSWLLGIAMVGCISSLLLGLPGKGQAESKAKPGDAARGKTLFVRNCAGCHGAEGGGDGYRLLGPDPANLTAPATKKKSDAELLKTIHNGKPNMPAWKRNLSESQSRDVLAYVRTLGK; encoded by the coding sequence ATGAGCAAAAGCTGGTTACTCGGGATCGCAATGGTTGGATGTATCAGTAGCTTGTTGCTGGGGTTGCCGGGGAAGGGGCAGGCAGAATCCAAGGCCAAGCCTGGGGATGCGGCTCGCGGCAAGACACTGTTTGTCAGGAACTGTGCCGGTTGCCACGGGGCTGAGGGCGGGGGAGACGGTTATCGGCTCTTGGGGCCGGACCCAGCTAATCTCACCGCGCCGGCGACCAAGAAGAAATCGGATGCGGAGCTGCTCAAGACAATTCACAACGGCAAACCGAATATGCCGGCCTGGAAGAGAAATCTTTCGGAAAGCCAGAGCCGGGATGTGCTGGCCTATGTGCGAACTCTGGGGAAGTGA
- a CDS encoding hypothetical protein (Evidence 5 : Unknown function; MaGe:77308774) produces the protein MTLAIGLIRPIVQRGISLGRLPVRHLVVDAFISFRYYFLIKVSSVESCLTRQKLRY, from the coding sequence ATGACTCTGGCGATCGGTCTGATCAGACCTATCGTCCAGAGAGGGATTTCCCTAGGCCGATTGCCAGTGCGCCACCTCGTTGTCGACGCATTCATCTCTTTTCGGTACTATTTCCTAATCAAAGTGTCCTCGGTGGAGTCTTGTCTCACGCGGCAGAAATTACGCTATTAA
- a CDS encoding TCR/Tet family MFS transporter (MaGe:77308768) yields the protein MTDHATTAQPRQAAALFILFTVFLDMLSFGIVIPVLPKLVEEFLAGDTARAAEIFGYMGTVWALMQFVCSPIQGALSDRFGRRPVVLLSNIGLGLDYMLMALAPNLAWLFAGRAIAGMAASSFSTAGAYMSDVTPPAQRAAAFGKIGMVFGLGFILGPALGGWLGAIDPRLPFWGAAMLSLLNACYGFFVLPESLPPERRAAFAWKRANPVGALALLRSHHELFGLATVAFLGYLAHAVLPSTAVLYMSYRYGWDTASVGLMLAGVGLAAMIVQGLLIRPLTARFGERTTLLAGLLCGVTGFAIYGIAPQGWIFCLGIPIMAFWGLAGPATQALMTRRVSGSEQGRLQGAMASVNGITGLIGPTLFTQIFAHFIGAQTGWQIPGAPFFLAACLLLTGAGLAWRVTRVQR from the coding sequence ATGACTGACCACGCGACAACCGCTCAACCGCGCCAGGCCGCGGCGCTCTTCATCCTCTTTACCGTGTTTCTCGACATGCTGTCGTTCGGCATTGTGATTCCGGTGTTGCCGAAGCTGGTCGAAGAGTTCCTGGCGGGCGACACGGCACGCGCGGCGGAAATCTTCGGCTATATGGGGACGGTCTGGGCGTTGATGCAGTTTGTCTGTTCGCCCATTCAGGGCGCGTTGTCCGACCGGTTTGGCCGGCGGCCGGTCGTGTTGTTGTCGAACATTGGACTGGGCCTCGACTACATGCTGATGGCGCTGGCGCCGAATCTGGCCTGGTTGTTCGCCGGACGGGCGATTGCCGGGATGGCGGCGTCGAGTTTCAGCACGGCCGGCGCCTATATGTCCGATGTGACGCCGCCGGCGCAGCGGGCGGCGGCGTTTGGCAAGATCGGGATGGTGTTCGGCCTCGGGTTTATCCTCGGCCCGGCGCTGGGAGGATGGCTCGGCGCGATCGATCCGCGGCTGCCGTTCTGGGGCGCCGCGATGCTCAGTCTGCTGAATGCCTGCTACGGTTTCTTCGTGCTGCCCGAATCGTTGCCGCCGGAGCGGCGGGCGGCCTTTGCCTGGAAGCGGGCGAATCCGGTCGGCGCGCTGGCGCTGCTGCGATCGCATCATGAATTGTTTGGGCTGGCGACCGTCGCCTTCCTCGGCTATCTCGCGCATGCGGTGTTGCCGAGCACCGCGGTGCTATACATGAGCTATCGCTATGGATGGGATACGGCGAGCGTGGGGCTGATGCTTGCCGGGGTCGGTCTGGCGGCGATGATTGTCCAGGGGCTGTTGATCCGGCCGCTTACCGCGCGCTTTGGGGAACGCACGACGTTGCTGGCAGGGCTGCTCTGCGGTGTGACTGGGTTTGCGATCTATGGCATTGCGCCGCAGGGCTGGATCTTCTGCCTGGGCATTCCGATCATGGCGTTCTGGGGACTCGCCGGTCCGGCGACTCAGGCCTTGATGACGCGCCGCGTCAGTGGGTCTGAGCAAGGCCGGTTGCAGGGGGCGATGGCGAGTGTCAACGGAATTACCGGTTTGATCGGGCCGACGCTGTTCACGCAGATTTTCGCCCACTTCATTGGGGCGCAAACCGGATGGCAGATTCCTGGCGCGCCGTTTTTTCTCGCCGCCTGTCTGCTGCTGACCGGGGCAGGCCTCGCCTGGCGGGTCACGCGAGTGCAGCGTTAA
- a CDS encoding conserved exported protein of unknown function (Evidence 4 : Unknown function but conserved in other organisms; MaGe:77308777) yields the protein MFFRYAIAPMLLCAVLAVSVRGALAQEEPVLESPVLQSLNEQYSQGGEASELPFNASGALPLYSPSSSVFRDIPSISGRYSVGGRTILPYLGAGFGGGYTSELNRSLTGPPPVQPDVGLRSQFGQGISPNEFQMGLRIPF from the coding sequence ATGTTCTTTCGTTATGCCATCGCTCCAATGTTGTTGTGCGCCGTGCTCGCCGTTTCTGTGCGCGGCGCCTTGGCTCAGGAAGAGCCGGTGTTGGAGTCCCCCGTCCTGCAGTCGTTGAATGAACAATATTCTCAGGGAGGCGAGGCCTCTGAGCTTCCGTTCAATGCGTCTGGAGCGTTGCCGCTGTATTCTCCATCCTCATCGGTCTTTCGGGATATTCCATCGATCAGCGGCCGCTATTCAGTGGGCGGACGCACGATCTTGCCGTATCTCGGGGCGGGATTCGGCGGCGGGTATACATCGGAGTTAAATCGTTCGTTGACCGGTCCTCCTCCCGTGCAACCCGATGTCGGGCTGCGCAGTCAGTTTGGGCAGGGGATTTCACCGAATGAGTTTCAAATGGGCCTCCGCATTCCTTTCTAA
- a CDS encoding Short chain dehydrogenase (MaGe:77308771) — MRIVVVGATGTIGSAVVAALSGQHDVVGVGHTKGAIRVDLASLESIDKMFAAVGAFDALVCAAGRAAFGSLENLKDADFQLGLSNKLMGQVNLVRIGLKQMRDNGSFTLTSGVLSREPMKGSASISMVNAGLEGFVRAAALELPRGIRINVVSPPWVTETLIARKMDSSAGLPAATVAQAYLSSVERAITGQTIDPRVIAAKHAG, encoded by the coding sequence ATGCGCATCGTCGTCGTTGGGGCAACAGGAACCATCGGGTCCGCAGTCGTCGCCGCCTTGTCCGGGCAACATGATGTCGTCGGCGTCGGACATACGAAGGGCGCGATCCGCGTGGATCTAGCCTCACTCGAATCCATCGACAAGATGTTTGCCGCCGTTGGAGCGTTCGATGCCCTCGTCTGCGCGGCAGGCCGGGCCGCATTCGGAAGCCTGGAGAACCTGAAGGATGCGGATTTTCAGCTCGGGCTTTCCAATAAACTCATGGGGCAGGTCAACCTCGTCCGCATTGGCTTGAAACAGATGCGCGACAACGGCTCATTCACCCTCACTAGCGGCGTCCTGAGCCGCGAACCCATGAAGGGCAGCGCATCGATCAGCATGGTTAATGCTGGGCTCGAAGGCTTCGTCCGCGCCGCCGCCTTGGAACTCCCGCGCGGCATTCGCATCAACGTCGTGAGTCCGCCCTGGGTAACCGAGACGTTGATCGCCAGAAAAATGGATTCGTCCGCTGGCTTGCCAGCCGCCACCGTCGCCCAAGCCTATCTCTCCAGCGTCGAACGCGCCATAACAGGCCAAACAATCGATCCGCGTGTCATTGCAGCCAAGCATGCGGGTTAA
- a CDS encoding hypothetical protein (Evidence 4 : Unknown function but conserved in other organisms; MaGe:77308769): MKRLARHIAGTMLALLLGLLPLRGFALDHDNLDPNRPIGMEDAYAIPKGEIGLEGGVRFNDRREGRTRVTFQPQIIYGAFDNTQIEIQGDLISDPHTLVGAAKSGDLHLGVLYNFNTETINLPAFAGRIEVDLPTGVNSKGVDTQMTGILTRSFGRLRAHINAGYTVLGSPQGQERPGAYRAVVAVSYPLGYPTSFSDTLIASLYTRESDLRGQRNHSGIEIGLRHQLTSRMVLDGGLGTEFSGPSDRAALLGTIGLSVGF, translated from the coding sequence TTGAAGCGGCTGGCGCGTCACATCGCCGGGACAATGCTTGCGTTGCTGCTCGGACTGTTGCCGCTGCGCGGCTTTGCGCTGGACCACGACAATCTCGACCCGAACCGGCCGATCGGAATGGAAGACGCCTATGCGATTCCGAAAGGCGAAATCGGCCTGGAAGGCGGCGTGCGCTTCAACGACCGGCGGGAAGGCCGCACCCGCGTGACGTTTCAGCCGCAGATTATCTATGGCGCATTCGACAATACGCAGATTGAAATACAGGGCGATCTCATTTCCGACCCCCATACGCTCGTCGGCGCGGCCAAGTCGGGCGATCTGCACCTGGGCGTGCTCTACAATTTCAATACAGAAACGATCAACCTGCCGGCGTTTGCGGGCCGGATCGAAGTGGATCTGCCCACCGGGGTAAATTCGAAAGGCGTGGATACGCAAATGACCGGCATCCTCACCCGTTCGTTCGGCCGGTTGCGCGCGCACATCAATGCGGGCTATACCGTCCTTGGGTCGCCGCAGGGGCAGGAGCGGCCCGGCGCCTATCGGGCGGTCGTGGCGGTGAGCTATCCCCTGGGCTATCCGACGAGCTTCAGCGACACGTTGATCGCCAGTCTCTACACCAGAGAGTCGGATCTGCGCGGTCAGCGGAATCACAGCGGCATCGAGATCGGTCTGCGACATCAACTCACGTCTCGCATGGTGCTGGACGGCGGTCTCGGGACGGAGTTCTCTGGGCCGTCAGATCGCGCGGCCTTGTTAGGCACAATCGGGTTGTCGGTTGGATTCTAA
- a CDS encoding hypothetical protein (Evidence 4 : Unknown function but conserved in other organisms; MaGe:77308770) produces the protein MFIRIGAIAAVAMIALALAGCSQFEPRDKRFYYRALWNFALREDLAELDSEFNGVDFGHSNLYENLLLTGGKDVPAIEDRARKETLAFIATKPRLNPNEEAIAPTYMKLAWRAQNVFDEAHALHRATYDIMASAEPDKDRAIRNVLAYYQESAYALTAKRLDHRRLDQFPYSKTFRHRFPLFNATIWSYHYLQVAVYDPLQAARDLTAKTQAVRPILMTYRRYLDQPPVEWTFMPLTAELSPLFAARYPEIADIFDNLHMLHDNISDILASDLLPTWEAKRAEIYRLVDRYYLASADATNPMIVQDREHRH, from the coding sequence ATGTTCATTCGGATCGGGGCCATTGCGGCAGTAGCCATGATCGCGCTTGCCTTGGCAGGGTGCAGCCAGTTCGAGCCTCGGGACAAGCGATTCTACTACCGCGCGTTGTGGAACTTCGCGTTGCGCGAGGATCTGGCCGAGCTCGACAGCGAGTTCAATGGGGTCGATTTCGGCCATTCCAATCTCTATGAGAACTTACTGTTAACCGGTGGGAAAGATGTGCCGGCCATTGAAGACCGGGCAAGAAAAGAAACCCTGGCGTTCATTGCGACGAAGCCCCGGCTCAACCCCAACGAAGAAGCCATCGCCCCGACATACATGAAGCTGGCCTGGCGCGCGCAGAATGTTTTCGACGAAGCGCATGCGCTGCATCGCGCCACCTACGACATCATGGCCTCCGCCGAACCGGACAAAGACCGGGCGATCCGGAACGTGCTGGCCTATTACCAGGAGAGCGCCTACGCGCTGACGGCGAAGCGGCTGGACCATCGCCGGCTCGACCAGTTTCCCTATTCCAAAACCTTCCGTCACCGATTTCCGCTGTTCAATGCGACGATCTGGTCCTACCACTATCTGCAAGTCGCTGTATACGATCCGTTGCAGGCGGCTCGCGATCTCACGGCCAAGACGCAAGCGGTGCGGCCGATTCTCATGACCTATCGGCGTTACCTCGACCAGCCGCCGGTGGAGTGGACCTTCATGCCGTTGACGGCGGAGCTGAGTCCGTTGTTCGCGGCGCGTTATCCGGAGATCGCCGACATCTTCGACAATCTCCACATGCTGCACGACAACATCAGCGACATCCTGGCGAGCGATCTGCTGCCGACCTGGGAGGCCAAGCGGGCGGAGATCTATCGTCTGGTGGATCGCTACTATCTGGCGAGCGCCGATGCCACGAATCCGATGATCGTGCAAGACCGGGAGCATCGCCATTGA
- a CDS encoding membrane protein of unknown function (Evidence 5 : Unknown function; MaGe:77308773) gives MYSVKPRGPRPIAIVRYVVRYWRGELSLAHSFWLTNVLVDAFFGLVQQFFASRQEATASPLLVFRLYTSALFLHMFVIHPWQTVGLWRAARQYLSSCSGWFWGRATQGLIVLCLLAMLITVPYWAPMYFEQGKIAVATEDYRYRVSFSEDGHMLHIEGGIGVGLVQTVAHHLKHTPGVEVIGLNSHGGLLAEATKVQALVEQIGLSTYVTGRCQSACIRIFLAGGQRFLHKDASLGFHRGYFPGMPEVAAHRENERSRAYMLSQGVEVSFVDKAMGVPAYDLWIPTSDELLQAGVVMDIVDHAYLVTGQKRSTVGAPASGRDRYSSGSHMRATFQRSESGLLSAPAANRPSSFNLFKKGNAHYVQSQYARAIPWYRSALEMEKISRRLPVVYWRVLVDNLGMAYGLTGRLAEAKAMFEYGLRSDPQYPMFHYNLACTYAEMNAPDEAMRSLAVAFRYRQYGNPGEGLPDPRTDSSFQRYLSRPDFRLLLDRLATTPD, from the coding sequence ATGTATTCAGTAAAGCCTCGCGGGCCTCGACCAATAGCGATCGTTCGCTATGTCGTGCGATATTGGCGAGGTGAGTTGTCTCTGGCCCATTCCTTTTGGCTGACCAACGTTCTTGTCGATGCGTTTTTCGGCCTTGTCCAACAGTTTTTTGCCTCTCGCCAAGAGGCCACTGCGTCTCCGCTGCTAGTTTTTCGGCTCTATACCAGCGCGCTTTTTCTTCATATGTTTGTGATTCATCCCTGGCAAACGGTGGGATTATGGAGGGCCGCACGGCAGTATCTGTCGAGCTGTTCAGGTTGGTTTTGGGGCCGCGCAACTCAAGGGCTGATCGTCCTGTGCCTCCTGGCCATGCTCATCACGGTCCCATATTGGGCGCCCATGTATTTCGAACAAGGGAAAATCGCGGTCGCCACAGAAGACTATCGGTACAGGGTCTCGTTCTCAGAAGACGGACATATGTTGCATATTGAGGGGGGCATTGGCGTCGGCCTCGTGCAGACTGTGGCTCACCACCTCAAGCACACTCCGGGCGTGGAAGTCATTGGATTGAATTCTCATGGCGGCTTATTGGCGGAAGCGACAAAGGTTCAAGCGCTGGTGGAGCAGATCGGACTCTCTACGTACGTCACTGGGCGCTGCCAGAGCGCATGCATCAGGATTTTCCTGGCCGGCGGCCAGCGGTTCTTGCACAAGGATGCGAGTCTGGGATTCCACCGCGGATATTTCCCGGGCATGCCGGAGGTTGCTGCCCATCGGGAGAATGAGCGTAGCCGAGCCTACATGCTCTCACAAGGTGTGGAGGTTTCGTTTGTGGACAAGGCGATGGGGGTCCCGGCCTACGATCTGTGGATTCCGACCTCAGATGAGTTGCTGCAAGCCGGTGTCGTCATGGACATCGTCGATCATGCGTATCTTGTGACAGGGCAAAAGCGTTCGACCGTCGGCGCCCCTGCATCAGGGCGCGACCGTTATTCCTCGGGAAGTCATATGCGTGCAACCTTTCAGAGAAGCGAGAGTGGATTGTTGTCCGCGCCAGCCGCCAACAGGCCATCCAGCTTCAACTTGTTTAAAAAAGGCAATGCGCACTATGTCCAAAGCCAGTACGCGCGAGCCATTCCTTGGTACCGGTCAGCGCTCGAGATGGAGAAAATCTCCCGTCGGCTTCCTGTCGTCTATTGGCGTGTCCTCGTCGACAATTTAGGCATGGCCTATGGCCTGACCGGGCGGCTCGCCGAGGCCAAAGCGATGTTTGAATATGGTCTCAGGAGCGATCCTCAATATCCGATGTTCCATTACAATCTTGCCTGCACCTATGCCGAAATGAACGCACCCGATGAGGCGATGCGTTCATTGGCAGTGGCGTTCCGCTATCGACAGTACGGGAATCCTGGCGAAGGTCTGCCGGATCCCCGTACCGATTCCTCGTTCCAACGCTATCTCAGCCGCCCAGATTTCCGCCTGCTGCTCGACCGCCTGGCGACTACCCCCGATTAA
- a CDS encoding hypothetical protein (Evidence 4 : Unknown function but conserved in other organisms; MaGe:77308776), translating into MAVPTDTVLRDRLARQRTELANERTLLAYVRTALGFFAVGIPAVWWLEGRAIQTLGVVSLVMGAMFLVIGVRRFLAMKAGIDRQLD; encoded by the coding sequence GTGGCTGTACCGACTGATACCGTCTTGCGTGATCGACTGGCCCGGCAACGGACTGAGCTGGCCAACGAGCGGACGTTACTGGCGTACGTCCGGACCGCGCTGGGATTTTTTGCGGTTGGCATTCCGGCCGTCTGGTGGCTGGAAGGGCGAGCCATTCAAACCTTGGGAGTGGTGTCGCTGGTCATGGGCGCGATGTTTCTCGTGATCGGAGTCCGGCGGTTCCTCGCGATGAAAGCAGGGATTGATCGTCAACTGGACTAG
- a CDS encoding Methylamine utilization protein MauG (MaGe:77308772), translating to MRIRLKPAGLIGIFGLIGATALSPFSHSAQASPSSHAPHGTVTIDGITVPDIGPLPTAIPTPSTNLNYAAKIELGKQLYFDGRLSKSNAIPCAFCHNPGTGFADPRQTSIGIDGGVGGRQSPTIYNTAFNHVQFWDGRARSLEEQAIGPIHNPVEMGETHENVVRKLGKVKGYQQQFQTVFGSGVNLQDLANALAAYERTIISTNSAFDKYVLGDPKAMDETAVRGMALFKGKARCILCHNGSNFTDNQFHNLGVPQVGPAKEDLGRYDVTRAEKDKGAFKTPTLRSITETAPYMHDGAFKTLEEVVDFLNEGGGANQNLSALVKPLNLTPEEKTDLVAFLKSLTGESVKFQMPKLPK from the coding sequence ATGCGGATCAGACTAAAACCAGCAGGACTCATCGGAATATTCGGGTTGATCGGGGCAACGGCGCTCTCGCCATTTTCCCACTCAGCTCAGGCCTCGCCGTCCAGCCATGCCCCTCACGGCACAGTCACCATCGACGGCATCACCGTGCCCGATATCGGGCCGCTGCCGACCGCGATCCCGACACCGTCCACGAACCTGAATTACGCCGCTAAAATCGAATTGGGCAAGCAACTCTACTTCGACGGCCGCCTGTCGAAGAGCAATGCGATCCCCTGCGCCTTCTGCCACAATCCAGGAACCGGATTCGCCGACCCCCGGCAGACCTCTATCGGCATCGATGGCGGCGTGGGCGGGCGCCAGTCGCCGACGATCTACAACACCGCCTTTAATCATGTCCAATTCTGGGACGGGCGCGCGCGCTCGCTCGAAGAGCAGGCCATTGGGCCAATCCATAATCCAGTCGAAATGGGCGAAACGCACGAGAACGTCGTGCGCAAGCTTGGGAAGGTCAAAGGCTATCAGCAGCAGTTCCAGACTGTCTTCGGATCGGGCGTGAATCTTCAGGATCTCGCCAACGCCCTCGCCGCCTACGAGCGGACAATCATCTCGACGAATTCCGCATTCGACAAATATGTGCTGGGAGACCCCAAAGCCATGGATGAAACCGCCGTCAGAGGCATGGCTCTCTTCAAGGGAAAGGCCCGCTGCATCCTCTGCCACAACGGTTCCAACTTCACCGACAACCAATTCCACAATCTGGGTGTGCCACAAGTCGGCCCGGCGAAAGAAGACCTCGGACGTTATGACGTGACGCGGGCGGAGAAGGACAAAGGCGCCTTCAAAACTCCAACGCTGCGCAGCATCACAGAGACCGCGCCCTACATGCACGACGGCGCCTTCAAGACACTCGAAGAAGTCGTGGACTTTCTGAACGAGGGGGGCGGAGCCAATCAGAATCTCAGCGCTCTCGTGAAGCCGCTGAACCTGACACCTGAAGAAAAGACCGACCTTGTGGCGTTTCTCAAATCGCTCACAGGAGAATCGGTCAAATTCCAAATGCCTAAGCTCCCGAAGTAG
- a CDS encoding Potassium efflux system KefA protein / Small-conductance mechanosensitive channel (MaGe:77308778) → MGIAAILGLITIGLLAYLGAGRKKPAGIEFYAGGLSTILLALLLELTTQGVISHVPQWAQPWLAFMTYLAMSFVILKTLDLLFIEDYLVEKRGKYIPRMLRLILLLVGITLAGLVMLRAVLDMDPLTLIALPTIATAIVGFALKDVIARLASGIQLGRMIHVGDWVTLMDKEGVVTDIAFDYITIRTRTNDYVMLPNDAVSQSAITNHSRPENLCARAIHVDANYAHPPVQVKQILVQSASAVPGVVAAPAPVSFIEEFKDSGISYKLKFFFHDYGSRERIEGEVMSYVWYAFQRNGIEIPYPQRVVQMTQPPDLTAQRATELTGIEAQLRAIDFLAILDTEARRSLAEQAQTRVYLPGEQVVREGEPGEELFVVMGGEADVVIKTGDQTTPVATLTKGQFFGEMSLLTGAPRSATVQAKSQLTVTVIGKHAMSQVISRTPGLAEQFGTILTTRQSALAATRETADRASKLRSAAEDGRSLTAKILQFFRRSGS, encoded by the coding sequence ATGGGCATCGCGGCGATTCTCGGCCTGATCACCATCGGACTGCTTGCGTACCTCGGCGCCGGCCGTAAAAAGCCTGCCGGGATTGAATTCTACGCGGGAGGCCTCTCCACGATCCTGCTCGCGCTCCTGCTGGAGCTCACGACACAAGGGGTGATCTCACACGTGCCCCAGTGGGCGCAGCCCTGGCTGGCCTTCATGACCTACCTGGCGATGTCCTTCGTCATTCTGAAAACGCTGGACCTGCTGTTCATCGAAGACTACCTCGTGGAGAAGCGGGGGAAATACATTCCCCGAATGCTCCGCCTGATCCTCCTGCTCGTCGGGATTACACTCGCAGGCCTGGTCATGCTTCGGGCTGTCCTCGATATGGATCCGCTGACCTTGATCGCGCTCCCGACCATCGCCACTGCCATCGTGGGATTCGCGCTCAAAGACGTCATCGCGCGCCTGGCCTCGGGCATCCAGCTCGGCCGCATGATCCACGTCGGCGACTGGGTCACGCTGATGGACAAAGAAGGCGTCGTCACCGATATCGCGTTCGACTACATCACGATCAGGACTCGTACCAATGATTACGTCATGCTCCCCAACGATGCCGTCTCTCAATCCGCTATCACCAACCACAGCCGGCCGGAAAATCTCTGCGCCCGCGCCATCCATGTCGACGCGAACTATGCCCATCCACCGGTGCAGGTGAAACAGATTCTCGTTCAATCCGCCTCGGCGGTGCCGGGCGTCGTCGCCGCGCCGGCGCCGGTCAGTTTCATTGAAGAGTTCAAGGATTCCGGCATCTCCTACAAACTGAAGTTTTTCTTTCATGACTATGGGAGCCGTGAGCGCATCGAGGGCGAAGTGATGTCCTACGTCTGGTATGCCTTTCAGCGGAACGGCATTGAGATTCCCTATCCTCAGCGAGTCGTGCAAATGACCCAGCCTCCCGATCTGACAGCACAACGGGCCACCGAACTGACCGGGATCGAAGCACAACTTCGCGCCATCGATTTCTTAGCCATACTCGACACGGAGGCGCGACGCTCGCTGGCCGAACAGGCGCAAACGCGCGTCTACCTGCCCGGCGAGCAGGTCGTGCGGGAAGGCGAACCGGGAGAGGAGCTCTTTGTCGTCATGGGGGGCGAGGCCGACGTCGTGATCAAGACCGGTGATCAGACCACGCCTGTCGCGACACTCACGAAAGGGCAGTTCTTCGGTGAAATGTCCCTGCTCACCGGAGCCCCGCGCTCAGCCACGGTCCAAGCGAAATCCCAACTGACCGTCACGGTCATCGGCAAGCACGCGATGAGCCAGGTCATCTCTCGCACCCCCGGCCTGGCAGAACAATTCGGCACCATCCTCACAACTCGGCAATCGGCCCTGGCGGCCACGCGTGAAACCGCCGATCGCGCGTCAAAACTGAGATCCGCCGCAGAAGATGGACGGTCGCTCACCGCGAAGATTCTCCAATTCTTTCGCCGGTCCGGGAGCTGA